The Palaemon carinicauda isolate YSFRI2023 chromosome 20, ASM3689809v2, whole genome shotgun sequence DNA segment TAGGACGTCAGTAGACAGGGAAGATAGCAGGGAATCTAATGAAGATAGTACGTCAGTAGACAGGGAAGATAGCAGGGAATCTAATGAAGATAGTACGTCAGTAGACAGGGAAGATAGCAGGGAATCTAATGAAGATAGGACGTCAGTTCATAGTAGAGACAGGGAAGGCAGCAGGCAATCTAATGAAGATAGGACGTCAGTTCATAGTAGAGACAGGGAAGGCAGCAGGCAATCTAATGAAGATAGGACGTCAGTTCATAGTAGAGACAGGGAAGGCAGCAGGCAATCTAATGAAGATAGGACGTCAGTTCATAGTAGAGACAGGGAAGGCAGCAGGGAATCTAATGAAGATAGGACGTCAGTAGACAGGGAAGATAGCAGGGAATCTAATGAAGATAGTACGTCAGTAGACAGGGAAGATAGCAGGCAATCTAATGAAGATAGTACGTCAGTTCATAGTAGAGACAGGGAAGGCAGCAGGCAATCTAATGAAGATAGGACGTCAGTTCATAGTAGAGACAGGGAAGGCAGCAGGCAATCTAATGAAGATAGGACGTCAGTTCATAGTATAGACAGGGAAGGCAGCAGGGAATCTAATGAAGATAGGACGTCAGTAGACAGGGAAGATAGCAGGGAATCTAATGAAGATAGTACGTCAGTAGACAGGGAAGATAGCAGGCAATCTAATGAAGATAGTACGTCAGTTCATAGTAGAGACAGGGAAGGCAGCAGGCAATCTAATGAAGATAGGACGTCAGTTCATAGTAGAGACAGGGAAGGCAGCAGGCAATCTAATGAAGATAGGACGTCAGTTCATAGTAGAGACAGGGAAGGCAGCAGGCAATCTAATGAAGATAGGACGTCAGTTCATAGTAGAGACAGGGAAGGCAGCAGGCAATCTAATGAAGATAGGACGTCAGTTCATAGTAGAGACAGGGAAGGCAGCAGGCAATCTAATGAAGATAGTACGTCAGTAGACAGGGAAGGCAGCAGGCAATCTAATGAAGATAGTACGTCAGTAGACAGGGAAGATAGCAGGCAATCTAATGAAGATAGTACGTCAGTTCATAGTAGAGACAGGGAAGGCAGCAGGCAATCTAATGAAGATAGGACGTCAGTTCATAGTAGAGACAGGGAAGGCAGCAGGCAATCTAATGAAGATAGGACGTCAGTTCATAGTAGAGACAGGGAAGGCAGCAGGCAATCTAATGAAGATAGGACGTCAGTTCATAGTAGAGACAGGGAAGGCAGCAGGCAATCTAATGAAGATAGGACGTCAGTTCATAGTAGAGACAGGGAAGGCAGCAGGCAATCTAATGAAGATAGGACGTCAGTTCATAGTAGAGACAGGGAAGGCAGCAGGCAATCTAATGAAGATAGGACGTCAGTTCATAGTAGAGACAGGGAAGGCAGCAGGCAATCTAATGAAGATAGGACGTCAGTTCATAGTAGAGACAGGGAAGGCAGCAGGCAATCTAATGAAGATAGGACGTCAGTTCATAGTAGAGACAGGGAAGGCAGCAGGCAATCTAATGAAGATAGGACGTCAGTTCATAGTAGAGACAGGGAAGGCAGCAGGCAATCTAATGAAGATAGGACGTCAGTTCAAGGCAGGGAATGTTGCAATATGCTGAAGATTGATAGtgactttcatacataaactataaaaacttgagaaaaaggaagagaaatacgatagaatagtgtgcctgagtatgctctcaagcaagagaactctaacccaagacagtggaaggccatggtacagaggttatggcactacccaagaatagaggcaGCAGGGAATGTAATGAAGATAGTACGTCACTTCATAGGCAAGGAAGGTTGCAATATGCTGAAGATTGATAGtgactttcatacataaactataaaacctaaaTTCTCTTATCCATAAGATCATTTCTTGGGGAAGTTGAAATAAACGTTTCAGTCTAATAATCAAacttattttatcttaattaaagGCGAATAAgtcttctttatctgcatcttttcccaccttatgtggggtcgatgtttctggccagcgttctccatctacccctgtcccacacctcatcaccgattaatccctttgatcgaaggtcatccttgatacagtccatccaccttcgctttggtctccctctccttctcgttgcctgtacctccatttccatcgctctcctcccaatatactgttcatctcttctcatgacatgaccataccacctcgaaATTATGATTATAGGTACTGTAAATATACTATGGGAGTTCATGATCCATATCCATGATTATTTTCACAGGGTCTCCCTCCCCCAATATGGCCAGTAAAGGAAAATAGATACATTAAGCAAAGTTACAAAGACAGGTACTTTGTATTACTTCAATCCACCACAAAAGTAAAGTTTTTATCTAAAACGAGATCAGACGCGGAACATTCCAAAGCAGAGACTGGAATACCTATCGCTCCAGTCAAAGTAGACATTAAACTCAAGAGCCGTCTTGTCTtctattgtcatcattatcattacttgctaagctacaaccctcgttggaaaagcaggatgttaaaaacccaggggctccaacagggtaagatagcccagcgaggaaaggaaacaagataaaaatctacaagagaagcaatatacaattagaataaagtattataagaacagtaacaacattaaaatagatattctatATGCAAACTAagaattctataagccaaagggctgcaaaagggtaaaatagcccagtgaggaaaagaaacaagataaaaaaactacaagagaagcaatatatatctaaaataaaatattatgaaaacagtaacaacattgaaatatctaAATTACAAacgaagaatgctataagcccaatgcctcaaacagggaaaaatagcccagtgaggaaagcaagcaacgaaataaactacaagtgaagcaatatacaattgaaatgaaatattttaagaatagtaacaccattacaatagatcttttatatagaaACTAAGAATGCTGAAATggctacaaaatagaaaaaaatagcccagtgaggaaaggaagcaagaaaataaacgacaagagaatcAATCAactagaataaaacattttaagaacagtaaaaacattaaaatagatctcttatGCATAAacaaagaatgctataagcctaagggcttcgaaatggaaaaaatagcccagtgaggaaaggaagccagaaaataaactaataaactacaagagaatcaatatacaactaaaataaaacattctaagaagttacaacattaatatagatctctTATACATAAACaaaggatgctaaaagccaaagggcttcgaaatggaaaaaatagcccagtgaggaaagaaagcacgaaaataaactataagagaatcaATCAactagaataaaacattttaagaacagtaacaacattaaaatagatctatctaCAAACTAAGAATGCTCAAATGGctgcaaaagggaaaaaatagcccaatgaggaaaggaagcaagaaaataaaactgataaactacaagaaaagcaaagaacaactaaaatagaatatttctataacagtaacaacattaaaatagattttttatacataaacaaagaatgctataagccaaagggctgtaaaagggaaaaaatagcccagtgaggaaaggaagcaagaaaataaactacaagagaatcaatatacaactaaaataaaacattttaagaagttacaacattaaaatagatctcttatacataaacaaagaatgctataagccaaagggctagaaaatggagaaaatagcccagtgaggaaagaaagcaagaaCATAAACTTATAAACTTTAAGAGAATCAATATGCAacaaagataaaacattttaaaaacagtaacaacattaaaatagatcttttatatacaaactaaGAATGCTGAAATAtctacaaaagggaaaaaatagcccaatgaggaaagaaagcaagaaaatataataaactacaagagaatcaacatataaccaaaataaaacatctcaagaacagtaaaaacattaaaatatatcttttatatacaaactaaGAATGCTCAAATATCTACAGAAtggaaaaaagagcccagtgaggaaaggaagcaagaaaataaaactgataaactacaagaaaagcaaagaacaactaaaatagaatatttctataacagtaacaacattaaaatagattttttatacataaacaaagaatgctataagccaaagggcttcgaaatggaaaaaatagcccagtgaggaaaggaagcaagaaaataaactacaagagaatcaatATGCTActaagataaaacattttaagaatagtaacattaaaatatatcttttatatacaaactaaGAATGCTCAAATGgctacaaaatggaaaaaaatagcccagtgaggaaaggaagcaagaaaataaacgacaagagaatcAATCAactagaataaaacattttaagaacagtaaaaacattaaaatagatctcttatACATAAACAAAGGATGGTATAAGCCAAATGgctacgaaatgaaaaaaaaatagcccagtgaggaaacgaagcaagaaaataactaataaactacaaaagaatcaATATGCAActaagataaaacattttaagaacagtaacaacattaaaatagatcttttatacacAAATTAAGAATGCTCAAATATCTAcaaaatggaaaaaatagcccggtgaggaaaggaagcaagaaaataaactacaagagaatcaatATGCAactaaattaaaacattttaagaacagtaacaacaataaaatagattttttgtatcaccgaaaaaaaaaaaaaaaaaaaaaaaaaaaacttcgactcGTGTGACCGAAATGGGTAGAGGCCACTGTACAGAGACTGTTCCCCCATGCTTGACCTACAACGGGCACATTGTAAACTCGGATATGTGGGACGCAGACACGTGCAGGATAGACGTAGGATACTGAAACCTACGGGTGGGTAGTtaatgtgtttctctctctctctctctctctctctctctctctcttactaacacatctcccttatatatgtcccttatataatgaagggcaagtgtcttgctatatgtacaaatgtatatatatatatatatatgtatatatatgtgtgtgtgtgtgtgtatatatttatatatatataaatatatatatatatatatatatgtgtgtgtatatgtatatatatatatatatatatgtgtatatatatatatatatatatgtatatatatatgtgtgtgtgtgtatatatttatatatatataaatatatatatatgtgtgtgtatatgtatatatattatatatatatgtatatatatatatatatatatatagcctctcccGCTCAGGGagagagggaataatcataccctggtgggatATGGGTACCTCGAGGGGCACACTCATATTAATTGATAAGTACTAGATtgtctagggcaccagccacccggtgagatactaccgctagagggttatggggtcctttgattgcccagacagcactacattggatccttccctctggttacggttcattttcccgttgcctgaaccgaataggctggcctattctttacatattctctgtcctcatacacctgacaacactgagattaccaaataattcttcttcactcaaggggttaactactgcactgtaattgttcagtggatacttggtaagagtagaagagactctttagccatggtaagcagctcttcaaagagaaggacactccaaaatcaaatcactgttctctagtcttgggtagtgccataacctctgtgccacggtcttccaatgtcttgggttagagttctcttgcttgagggtacactcgagcacactcttctatcttatttctcttcctcagactcgttagtgccattagtgtctgcaaccttaccatccttgtgagttaaggttggggggtttgggggagcctataggtctatctgctgagtcatcagcagccactgcctggccctccctggtcctagcttgggtggagaggagttttgggcgctgatcatataatagatggtcagtctctagggcattgtcctgctttctagggcaatgtcactgtcccttgcctctgccattcatgagcgacctttaaacctttaaagtttttatagtttatgttgttactattcttaaaatattttattattccatgtttcctttcctcattgggctattttccctgttggaacccctgggcttatagcatcctgcttttccaactagggttgtagcttagcatgtaataataataataataataatagtaagttttctgggggggggggagaaggattgaatctatgtgtatgtatatctatgaatatatagccgtaatttttgactggtcgggtacacactctctctctctctctctctctctctcttttcaaatacCCTTCAGTATACATCGAAGATATGAAGAAAtaccgatatctctctctctctctctctctctctctctatatatatatatatatagagagagagagagagagagagagagatcctgtgtggggacgtaagaaatctctctctctctctctctctctctatatatatatatatatatatagagagagagagagagagagagagagagagagatcctgtgtggGGACGTAAGaaataccgatctctctctctctctctctctctctatacatatatatatatatatatatagagagagagagagagagagagagagagagagagatcctgtgtggGGACGTAAGAAAtaccgatatctctctctctctctctctctctctctctctatatatatatatatatatagagagagagagagagagagagagatcctgtgtggGGACGTAAAaaataccgatctctctctctctctctctctctctctctctcttttcaaatacCCTTCAGTATACATCGAAGATATGATGATAATTTGTGTTTCCTGGAGCCATGGTAACCGGTTCGAACCAGTACGGCAATAAATATGTACTTGTATAAAACAGGTTGAATTATATGGTGGGGTCCTGCAAGTTCGGAAAATTTAGATGGAAAAGGACTTACGGTGGAtgagtgttatatatatttttgttaacttagtatttgttatgtatatatatgtatgtgtgtatgtgtatatatatatatatatatttatgttatatatatatatatatatatttataaagagagagagagagagagagagagagacatatatcgGTATTTCTTATGTCcccacacaggatatatatatatatatatgtatttatatatatatatatatatatacagtacactatatagcctagagagagagagagagagagagagagagagacatacatacatatatatgggcaTTTCTTACCTCCCCACacaggatatacatatatgtatatgtatgtatgtatatatatatatgtatatatatatatatatatatatacacacagtataagcctagagagagagagagagagaggagagagagagagagaaaattaatcatTTATCTTTTAAAACTTTCTGGcgtaacattaacaaaaaaaaattatcgatgtaaaagagatttatatatctatattgcaTTAAATACGTAATGAAATCACTCCTGAGACTtgaatgtttaattattattattattattattaataatttggataatagaAGTAATGTCACGTGACTGAAGATGGACAGAATAAAAAAcgaacaaaggaagaggaggaaaagggaaagaCAAAAAGTTAATTAGCTGAGGTCGAATAgagacacacacatgcacgcatacatctatagtatatatatatatatatacacagtatatatatacatatatatatatatatatatttaaaacacagtatatatatatatatatatacagtatatatatatatatatagagagagagagagagagagagagagagagagagaaggtcaacACACAAACATCAATTCAAaattttcatcagagagagagagagagagagagagagagaacgtggacAAAAACACGTACATAAAATAGACCTTACCTCTAGAGCAACACATAAACATCACTTCAAAATTttcatcagcgagagagagagagagagaaagagagagagagagagagagagagagagagagaaggtggacaAAAATACGTACATAAAACAGACCTTACTTTTAGATCAACACACGAACATCAATTCAAaattttcatcagagagagagagagagagagagagagagagagagaacgtggacAAAAACACGTACATAAAATAGACCTTACCTCTAGAGCAACACATAAACATCACTTCAAAATTttcatcagcgagagagagagagagagagagagagagagagagagaaggtggacaAAAATACGTACATAAAACAGACCTTACTTTTAGATCAACACACAAACATCAATTCAAaattttcatcagagagagagagagagagagagagagagagagagagaaggtggacaAAAATACGTACATAAAACAGACCTTACTTTTAGATCAACACACGAACATCAATTCAAaattttcatcagagagagagagagagagagagagagagagagaacgtggacAAAAACACGTACATAAAATAGACCTTACCTCTAGAGCAACACATAAACATCACTTCAAAATTttcatcagcgagagagagagagagagagagagagagagaaggtggacaAAAATACGTACATAAAACAGACCTTACTTTTAGATCAACACACAAACATCAATTCAAaattttcatcagagagagagagagagagagagagagagagagagagagaaggtggacaAAAATACGTACATAAAACAGACCTTACTTTTAGATCAACACACGAACATCAATTCAAaattttcatcagagagagagagagagagagagagagagagaaggtggacaAAAATACGTACATAAAACAGACCTTACTTTTAGATCAACACACAAACATCAATTCAAaattttcatcagagagagagagagagagagagagagagagagagagaaggtggacaAAAATACGTACGTAAAATAGACCTTACCTCTAGAACAACACATAAACATCACTTCAAAATTTtcatctgcgagagagagagagagagagagagagagagagagaaagtaaacaaAAATACCTACATAAAAGTAACAAATCATACATGTAGAACAACACAGGCCTCACTTCAAAATTtttatcagcgagagagagagagagagagagagagagagagagagagagaaggtaaacaAAAATACCTACATAAAAGAGTAACAAACCACACATGTAGAACAACACATAAACATCACTTCAAAATTttcatcagcgagagagagagagagagagagagagagagaaccacgcgAAGCCAATGACCTAGAtttcacccccaccccacccccctaccCTCTTGCCTGTCGTTGACGACCGAAGTCAAATTGGCATGTAACAAAGTGGTCCCTTCGGAGTCAGAGAGACCAGTGACCGAGTCCATAGCGTGAGCTCATCGTATCCAGGATAAAGAGTTCGTGTCTTCTTCTTGGGTGGGGTTagagtagtggggggggggggggggtaatagctgggggggggggtggtagtttGGGGGTAATTCAATTATATCTTAATCTTCGGATGATTTTCCCAGGTTATTATTTGTTGTGTGGTTTTGTACGTAACATGTGAGCTAAGCTTACAAACACgtcatatattatagatatacgtatatatatgtatatatatacatatatttatatatatatatatatattttatatatatatacatatatttatatatatttatatatatatatatatatatgtat contains these protein-coding regions:
- the LOC137660088 gene encoding dentin sialophosphoprotein-like gives rise to the protein MHCQHKRLQGIRERERERERERDRERERERERDRESNEDRTSVHSRDREGSRQSNEDRTSVHSRDREGSRQSNEDRTSVHSRDREGSRQSNEDRTSVHSRDREGSRESNEDRTSVDREDSRESNEDSTSVDREDSRQSNEDSTSVHSRDREGSRQSNEDRTSVHSRDREGSRQSNEDRTSVHSIDREGSRESNEDRTSVDREDSRESNEDSTSVDREDSRQSNEDSTSVHSRDREGSRQSNEDRTSVHSRDREGSRQSNEDRTSVHSRDREGSRQSNEDRTSVHSRDREGSRQSNEDRTSVHSRDREGSRQSNEDSTSVDREGSRQSNEDSTSVDREDSRQSNEDSTSVHSRDREGSRQSNEDRTSVHSRDREGSRQSNEDRTSVHSRDREGSRQSNEDRTSVHSRDREGSRQSNEDRTSVHSRDREGSRQSNEDRTSVHSRDREGSRQSNEDRTSVHSRDREGSRQSNEDRTSVHSRDREGSRQSNEDRTSVHSRDREGSRQSNEDRTSVHSRDREGSRQSNEDRTSVQGRECCNMLKIDTKGLENGENSPVRKESKKKKKKKKKKKTSTRVTEMGRGHCTETVPPCLTYNGHIVNSDMWDADTCRIDVGY